In the Artemia franciscana chromosome 1, ASM3288406v1, whole genome shotgun sequence genome, one interval contains:
- the LOC136038265 gene encoding nitric oxide synthase, salivary gland-like, with product MFEAMCTHLQYATNGGILRSAITVFPPRQKGRCDFRVWNSTMIGYACYKQPDGTLLGDPFNLELTQAAQKLGWAGKGTRQDILPLIVQAGDGEALFFDIPEDLVLQVPLRHPIYEKFTDLVYKWFALPGVSCLKLDCGGLEFSAIPFSGWYSDSEIGSRDLGDKHRFKLAPSSFWP from the exons atgtttgaagCCATGTGTACCCACCTACAATACGCCACAAATGGTGGAATTCTACG ATCAGCAATAACGGTGTTTCCACCCCGTCAAAAAGGAAGATGTGACTTTCGTGTGTGGAATTCTACTATGATTGGATATGCATGCTATAAACAACCTGATGGTACCCTTCTTGGAGATCCTTTTAACTTGGAGCTGACTCAG GCTGCTCAAAAGCTTGGTTGGGCTGGAAAAGGGACGAGACAAGATATATTACCCCTCATAGTTCAGGCTGGTGACGGAGAAGCACTTTTTTTCGATATTCCAGAAGATTTGGTTCTTCAAGTACCGCTTCGTCACCCCAT ATATGAAAAATTCACCGATCTTGTCTACAAGTGGTTTGCCCTCCCGGGAGTGTCATGCTTGAAATTAGACTGTGGTGGTTTAGAATTCAGTGCGATACCCTTCAGTGGCTGGTACTCGGATTCAGAAATAGGATCACGTGATCTAGGAGATAAACATAGATTCAAACTCGCACCTTCGTCTTTTTGGCCGTAA